From Mytilus edulis chromosome 9, xbMytEdul2.2, whole genome shotgun sequence, the proteins below share one genomic window:
- the LOC139487757 gene encoding chondroadherin-like, which translates to MYCNNKIKLSQTMKLVDLYVPFFIFISVRSIAILTEQKCTIHGSTNDITCICRKQNIANIQTQCPENTTTLDIRDNVYPILRNYSFSKWTQLKTLILVNCKIHEIEQKAFVFLSELIRLDMGKNSFRDNSLPDGVFDPLVSLRYLGMYDNIGEMTNYPDVQISDLINLKQLVINGLDGKVFGTGFGKLQQLEYLSLQPCRYKKLTNETFVNLRNSPISYLQLKCNLISVDTDAFKSLQSLTTLDISENKFLKISSLLPSFYVFHGRNMSSLLLQRNYQTNEVDTITKNNLITLGSICVSTIDLHRNQILVLQIADQSKMPYIHCLQNLNLAENAMSSRIYFASLLLLSSAMKNLKKLDISKQRLYYTTDININKLLTTNYTRKNLPYQMPIPENLEYLNVSNQNFK; encoded by the exons ATGTATTGCAATAATAAG ATTAAACTGAGCCAAACAATGAAACTAGTTGACCTATATGTTCCATTCTTTATTTTCATCTCTGTACGTTCTATTGCTATTCTTACAGAACAGAAATGTACAATTCATGGAAGTACCAATGATATTACCTGCATTTGTCGGAAACAAAATATAGCTAACATTCAGACTCAATGTCCAGAAAATACAACTACTCTAGACATTAGAGACAATGTTTACCCTATTCTTCGGAATTATTCTTTCTCAAAGTGGACACAATTGAAAACTTTGATATTAGTGAActgtaaaatacatgaaatagaacAAAAAGCGTTTGTTTTCTTGTCGGAACTTATACGTCTGGACATGGGGAAAAATTCATTTAGGGATAACTCATTACCAGATGGTGTCTTTGATCCGCTGGTCTCACTGAGGTATTTAGGTATGTATGACAACATAGGGGAAATGACAAACTACCCGGATGTTCAAATAAGTGATCTTATTAACCTTAAGCAACTTGTTATAAATGGTTTGGATGGCAAAGTATTTGGAACAGGATTTGGGAAGCTTCAGCAGTTAGAATATTTGTCATTACAACCTTGTCGATACAAAAAGTTGACGAATGAAACATTTGTTAATCTGAGAAACTCGCCTATATCGTATCTGCAGTTAAAATGTAATCTCATTTCAGTAGATACTGATGCTTTTAAGTCACTTCAGTCATTGACAACTCTAGATATCAGTGAAAACAAGTTTCTGAAAATATCGAGCTTACTACcatctttttatgtttttcatgGCCGTAATATGTCATCTCTATTGCTTCAGCGGAATTATCAAACGAACGAAGTTGATACTATAACAAAGAACAATTTAATTACACTGGGAAGTATTTGTGTATCTACTATTGACTTACATCGAAATCAAATACTTGTTTTACAGATAGCTGACCAATCAAAAATGCCATATATACATTGTCTACAAAATTTGAATCTAGCAGAAAATGCAATGAGTTCTAGAATTTATTTCGCATCCCTTCTTCTTCTATCATCTGcgatgaaaaatttgaaaaaacttGACATTTCGAAACAAAGATTATATTATACAACAGAtatcaatataaacaaattattgACAACAAATTACACCAGAAAGAATCTTCCTTATCAAATGCCTATTCCCGAAAATTTAGAATATCTAAATGTTTCAAACCAGAACTTCAAGTGA